TAGGGCCAAGTTTGGGTGCTGATAGTATTGAGCAAAGTTTAGTTGCACTTTTAGGTGTATTTTTGATGATTGTTGTTTTTATGGGAGTTTATTACGGAATTAGTGGTTTGTTTGCAAATATCGCTCTAATTTCTAATATATTCTTATTAGTAGCAGTAATGGCACTTTTTGGAGCAACACTTACTCTTCCTGGTATGGCTGGGATTGTTCTAACCGTCGGTATGGCTGTAGATGCGAATGTTATTATTAATGAGCGTATTAGAGAGCTTATAAGAGATGGCGTTAATTTAAGAGATGCTATAAATAATGGTTATCATAACGCAATGAGTGCGATTTTAGATAGTAACCTAACTACTTTAATTACAAGTGCTGCATTATATGCTTATGGAACTGGTGCTATTAAAGGATTTGCTGTTACTATGAGTATAGGAATAATTGCATCTATGATAACAGCAATTATAGGAACTCATGCTTTATTTGATTTGTTTGCTAATAGAATTGAAAAAAGTGGTAATACAAGACTTTGGTTTGGTTATAGGAGAGTGTGATGCAAGTATTTTCTAGTAAAAAAATATATGATTTTATGAGGCTTAGATTTGCATCTATTGGCTTATCTTTTGTTTTAGTTATTGGCTCTATTATTTTATTATTTACACAAGGTCTAAATTACGGAATTGATTTTAGTGGTGGGACTTTAGTTCAGATAAAATACACTAATAAAAATGCTCCTTTAGATGATATTCGTAATATCTTAAATCAAAATGAAGCTTTAAAAGGTGCTAGCGTTACGGAATTTGGAAGTAGTGATGAAGTAGTAATTAGATTTTCAAGTTCAAGTGATAGTTTAGGTAAAGATGTAGGAGATACTATTGTAAAAATGTTATCTTCAACAGGCGATATTGAGCTAAGAAGAGTTGATATTGTTGGACCAAAAGTTGGTGGAGAATTAAGACAAAAAGGTTTAATGGCTATTTTGGTATCTTTTGCACTTATTTTAGTTTATATAGCTATTAGGTTTGAATGGCGTTTTGCTATGGCTGCAATTATTAGTGAAATTCACGATATTGTAATAGTTATTGGAGCGATTTCTCTTTTTCAAATTGATGTTAACCTTGATACTTTAGCAGCTATTTTAACCGTTTTAGGCTATTCACTAAATGATACAATTATTATTTTTGATAGAATTCGTGAAAGCATAAAAGAGAGTAAAAGCACTAATTTAGGCAGTATTATTAACGAAAGCGTATCAGCAACCTTATCAAGAACAACTCTTACATCAGGAACAACACTCTTTACGGTTTTAATTTTGTTTTTTTATGGTGGAGACATGATACACGGCTTTTCTCTTGCTTTAATAGTTGGGGTTATTGCAGGAACTTTAAGTTCAATTTTTGTAGCAAGCCCACTTTTAATGTGGTTTAATTTTAGTGTTAGTAATTATAGAACTAAAGAACTTGATAAAATCAAGAAAAAAGAAGAAAAAGAACGCCTAAGAGCAATGTATGAAAAAGGACAATTATAATGGATTTTGGAAGAGTAATTCATATATTCTTTACATTGATGAGTTTAACTACAACGGCTGGCTTTTTATATTATCAAAGCCCTGTGGCATTATTTATAGCAGCTAGCATTAATTTGGTTTCAACACTTTTAAAAATTGGTGTTAGAAATATTTTAAGCACAGAGATTTTTGCAAGTTCACTTGTAACTGATGTGCATTTAATAATAGCTTTTGTTTTAACTCAAATTTATGGAACTAGTATGAGTGATTTGGTATATAGTATGACAATAGGTGCTGTAATATCAAATATATTTACACTTATTTTAGTATTGATTGAAGCTATTAAAAATAAAGATGAATTTTAAGGACTAATTTATGTACAACGCAAAAGAAGTTGAGAAAAAATGGCAAGAAATTTGGGATAAAGAGAATTATTACGAACCTAGTAATGATTTTAGTAAAGAAAAAAAATATATATTATCAATGTTTCCATACCCAAGTGGTAAAATCCATATGGGACATGTAAGAAACTATGCAATAGGTGATGCTTTAGCAAGACGCTTTAGAACTATGGGCTATAATGTTTTACACCCACTAGGGTTTGATAGTTTTGGTATGCCTGCTGAAAATGCTGCTATAAAATATGGGCTTCATCCTAAAAAATGGACTTATGAAAATATTGATTATATGAAAAAAGAACTTTATTCTTTAGGTTTTTCGTTTTCTAAGACAAGATTGCTTGCTACAAGTGATGAGATTTATACTAAATTTGAGCAAGAAATTTTTGCAAAAATGTATGAAGCAGGTCTAATTTATACAAAAAAAGCTAATGTAAATTGGTGTGATAATGATAAAACCGTTTTAGCAAACGAACAAGTTGAAGATGGCAAATGCTGGAGATGTGGTCATGAAGTAGAGCAAAAATCTATGAATGGTTATTATGTAAGAATTACAAAATATGCTGAAGAATTATTAAAAGATTTAAAATATTTAGAAGATAAATGGCCAAATCAAGTTTTAACAATGCAAGAAAATTGGATAGGCAAAAGCGATGGATTGGAATTTGAATTAGATGTATCAAGTTCTAATAAAGATTTAGATGGATTAAAATTCAGCGTATTTACAACCCGTGCTGATACGATTTTCGGACTTTCTTATTTTGCTTTAGCACCTGAACATGAAATTACTAAAAAAGTTTTAGAAACTAATTTAATAAGTGAAAATGATAAAGATAAAATTAAAGCTATGCAAAATATGAGTGCTAAAAATAGAGCTCAAAGTGAAAAAGAAGGCGTATTTTTAGGTATTTATGCAATTCATCCAATAACTAAAGAAAAATTACCTGTATGGGTAGCAAATTTCGTTTTAGCTGATTATGGTAGTGGTGCTGTTATGGCAGTTCCAGCTCACGATGAAAGAGATTTTGAGTTTGCTAAAAAATATAATTTAAATATAAAATATGTAATAAATGGCGAAAATAAAAAAGATAATGAACCTTTTACTGAATATGGAATTTTATTTGATAGTGCAGAATTTAGTGGCTTAGATAGTGCTAGTGCTAGAATTGCAATTGCTAAAGAATTTGAAAATAGAAAAATCGGTAAAAGTATAATCAATTATAAATTAAGAGATTGGGGTATATCTCGTCAAAGATATTGGGGAGCTCCTATTCCGATTGTTAAATGCGATACTTGTGGAAGCGTAGTTGAGAATAATTTACCAGTAGCTTTACCTGAAGATGTAGTAATTGATGGAGAAGGAAATCCACTTGAAAAACACCCTACATTTAAACAATGTAAATGCCCTAAATGTGGAAAAGACGCAATTAGAGAGAGCGATACAATGGATACATTTTTCCAAAGTTCTTGGTATTTTGCAAGATTTGCAAGTAATCCTAGCAATTGGAATACAAAAGCAATTGATGATGAAGCAAAATATTGGATGAATGTAGATCAATATATTGGTGGTATTGAACACGCGATTTTACACTTATTATATGCTAGATTTTTCCAAAAAGCTCTAAGGGATTTAGGATATTTAAATGTAGATGAGCCGTTTGAACGCTTACTTACTCAAGGTATGGTTTTAAAAGATGGTGCTAAGATGAGTAAAAGCAAGGGCAATACGGTTGATCCTGATGATATTATTAAAAATTACGGAGCTGATACTGCAAGACTTTTCATACTTTTTGCTGCACCACCTCAAAAAGAATTAGAATGGAATGATAGTGCGGTTGAAGGTGCTTATAGATTTTTAAATAGACTTTATGATAAGGCTTTAGGGATTAATGTAGTTGATTTTAGTAATATAAATCACGCAAATCTTAGTAAAGATGATAAATTAGCAAGACTTAAAGTATATGAAGCTTTAAAAAAGGCTGATGATGTATTTAATAAAACTTACGCATTTAATACATTAATAGCTGCTTGTATGGAAGGCTTAAATGCTTTAAATAACGCAAGTAGTGATGAAGTTTTAAGTGAAGGTTTTGCAATAATTTTAAGCATACTTGACCCAATTATTCCACATTTAGCAAGTGAGTTAAGTGAGAAATTATTTAATAGAACAAATATTAAAACTTATGAATTAAAAGAAGAAGTATTTGTAAGCGATACAATAAAACTTGGAATTAGTATTAATGGTAAAAATAGAGCAGAGATTGAAGTTGATGCAAATGCTAATCAAGATGAAATTATCAAAATAGCAAAAGATAAAGCAGCTAAATGGCTAGAAGATAAGATTATCGTAAAAGAAATTTATATTCCTAATAAATTAGTAAATATTGTAATTAAATGAAAAAAATACTTTTAAGTTTTACATTATTTTTTTGTGCTTGTGGCTATGCACCTTTGAATGTAGCCACTAGCAAAATGTTAGGCGAAAGTGTCAATGTAATTACTATTATAAATAAGGCTGAACCTAAAGATAGTATTACTTTAAATGATAATTTTACGAATTATGTAGAACATTATATGCATAAAAGTGTTAGTAAAACTGCAGATAGTAAGATTATTTTAAGAATTCTTAGTAGTGAATTTATACCTTTATATTATGATGAATTTGGATACGCTAAGAGCTATAAAGCTATTATTAGATTAGAATTTAATGTAACTTTTCAAGATGAAACAACTAAAAAAATTATAACTTCAGGCGAGCATATTTTTAATACAAATACAATTAGTGTTTTAAGTGATGAGCAAAAAAGTAGAGCTATTAATTTAGCTAGCCAAAAGGCGTTTAACGAATTTGCTTTAAGAATTATTATGTAGTTAATAATTAATTTTGTTTTGTTAGTATTAAGAAAAAATTTTAAAGAGAAAAAATGTCTATTAATATTAATGTGATTGCTAAAGAAACAATTGTAGAACTTACCAAAAGGAACTTATTATTAACTCCTGAAAATTATTCAGAAGTTTTTGATGAGATTGCTAAAAAGTATGGAAGAACAACTCAAAATATTGATAAAATTCAAGGGTATATTTCTAAATTAAATCCCACATTAGCTCAAGATGTAAAAGGAAGAAATGTAAAAAGCTTAGAAGAATTAGTAGTATTTTTAATCTCTAAAGCTAATGGTATAAAAGAGGATAATAGTGATAAAAAGCTCATAATAAACTATAATATAATTTGTAAAAAATTATTAAAAATATTATCAAATTTACCAAATAAATCAACTAAAACTCTTAGTGAAGAAGCTTTAAATAAATTAAATAATTCAAGTCTAAAAACATTAGAAGAATTAAAAAAAGATTGGATTAGGGTAGATGATGATTTATTAGAACTTAATAATAAAATTCAACATTTAGGATTAAACTCAAGAGATGATTTTTTAGAAATTTTAGATGAATTATCTTTAAAAATTGAAAGAAATAATTCTAATGCAGTGTGTGAAAATTTAGCTCCATCTGTGGCTTATTCTTTAACTCCATCAATTGCTAATTATGTAAATGATGAAATCAATCAGTTTTGTGAGAGTATAAATGCAGAACCGCAAATATTAGGCGTAAAGCAAATTACAGAGCAATTTAGAAATCTAGTCAAAAAAAGAATAGATATTGATAGAGCAGAAATTTCAAGTTCAAATAAAGTTTTAAATGATGTTTTGGAGCAAATTAGCGATAAGATTGTAAGTATTCTTAGTATGGCTACAAATTCTCAACAAAAAGTTCAAGAAATTAAAAAAGAAATTGAAAGTATTAAAGCTGAAGATGAAGCTATGCAGACTATTAAAGCAAGATTGATAGCTATAGTTGCTATGTTTGAAAAAGAAATAATAGATTTAAAAGAAAAAACAAAATTAGATGCCGATACTCTAGGTGATCTTAAAATTAAAGTTCAAGGATTAGAGCAAGAAATTAATAAACTAAGAGAAGAAACTCAAGTAGATTTTCTAACTCAACTTGCAAATAAGCGTCAATTAGAAGAGCAATTAAAATTAGCTGAAGAATCTTATGAAAGATATAATATAAATTATTCAATAGCATTTTTTGATATTGACCATTTTAAGTTTATAAATGATACCTATGGACACGCAGCAGGAGATACTATACTTGCTAATTTAGGAAATATTATTTTAAATAACATTAGAAAATTAGATTGTGCGGGAAGATATGGTGGGGAAGAATTTATGGTAATTCTTCCACATTCATCAATTGATGATGCAGTAAAATTTGCTGAAAAAATTAGAGTTTTAGTATCAGAGCAAAAGTTTTTATGTAAAGGTAAGACTATTAGTATAAAAGTAAGCGGTGGTGTAAGTGATAGAAGAAGCTATGAGACCCAAGAGCAATTTATTGAAGCTGTTGATAAATTATTATACGCAGCAAAAAATGCAGGTAGAAATAATATAAAAAGTGCAAGTAGAAAATAAACTTTCAAATTATTTAGATAATTTAGCGGAATTTTACGAGAAATTTGACCTTTTTAAGGCTCATAGATTTAAGCATTTGCTAAATTATGATTTTGATACAAAAGTAGTGCAAATTTTAGGCACTAATGGTAAAGGTAGTACGGGAAGATACCTTGCTTTAATGCTTAGTGATAGCGGGTATAAAGTAGGGCATTTTATAAGTCCACATATATTTTCTTACAAAGAAAGATTTAGTATATTTCAAAATCAAGTTATGCAAGATATTGATTTAGACATAGCTCATAATATTTTGCAAGATAAATTAAAAAAGCTTAATTTAAAAGAAAATCTTAGTTATTTTGAATATTTATGTTTTTTATCACCTATTGTTTTTAGTGAGTGTGATTATGTAATTTTTGAAGCTGGACTTGGTGGAGAATACGATGCTACAAGTATTTTTAAAAGAGATTTATGTGTATTTACTCCGATTAGTATTGACCACGCCGATATTTTAGGTTCTAATTTAGATGATATTTTTAGAACTAAAATTAAAGCAATGTGTGGTGTTAATATTTTTGCTAATAAAAATGAGATGATATTAAAAGCGGCCATTCAAAAAGGAGTTAAGGCTAGTTTTTTAAATGCTGATTATTCAAAATTATGCCTTGATGAAAATGAGTTTTTAAAACATAATTTTAGCTTAGCTCAACTTGCATATTTTGAGTTAGAAAAACATTTTTAT
This is a stretch of genomic DNA from Campylobacter sp. RM12651. It encodes these proteins:
- the secF gene encoding protein translocase subunit SecF; protein product: MQVFSSKKIYDFMRLRFASIGLSFVLVIGSIILLFTQGLNYGIDFSGGTLVQIKYTNKNAPLDDIRNILNQNEALKGASVTEFGSSDEVVIRFSSSSDSLGKDVGDTIVKMLSSTGDIELRRVDIVGPKVGGELRQKGLMAILVSFALILVYIAIRFEWRFAMAAIISEIHDIVIVIGAISLFQIDVNLDTLAAILTVLGYSLNDTIIIFDRIRESIKESKSTNLGSIINESVSATLSRTTLTSGTTLFTVLILFFYGGDMIHGFSLALIVGVIAGTLSSIFVASPLLMWFNFSVSNYRTKELDKIKKKEEKERLRAMYEKGQL
- a CDS encoding DUF6394 family protein; its protein translation is MDFGRVIHIFFTLMSLTTTAGFLYYQSPVALFIAASINLVSTLLKIGVRNILSTEIFASSLVTDVHLIIAFVLTQIYGTSMSDLVYSMTIGAVISNIFTLILVLIEAIKNKDEF
- the leuS gene encoding leucine--tRNA ligase, with product MYNAKEVEKKWQEIWDKENYYEPSNDFSKEKKYILSMFPYPSGKIHMGHVRNYAIGDALARRFRTMGYNVLHPLGFDSFGMPAENAAIKYGLHPKKWTYENIDYMKKELYSLGFSFSKTRLLATSDEIYTKFEQEIFAKMYEAGLIYTKKANVNWCDNDKTVLANEQVEDGKCWRCGHEVEQKSMNGYYVRITKYAEELLKDLKYLEDKWPNQVLTMQENWIGKSDGLEFELDVSSSNKDLDGLKFSVFTTRADTIFGLSYFALAPEHEITKKVLETNLISENDKDKIKAMQNMSAKNRAQSEKEGVFLGIYAIHPITKEKLPVWVANFVLADYGSGAVMAVPAHDERDFEFAKKYNLNIKYVINGENKKDNEPFTEYGILFDSAEFSGLDSASARIAIAKEFENRKIGKSIINYKLRDWGISRQRYWGAPIPIVKCDTCGSVVENNLPVALPEDVVIDGEGNPLEKHPTFKQCKCPKCGKDAIRESDTMDTFFQSSWYFARFASNPSNWNTKAIDDEAKYWMNVDQYIGGIEHAILHLLYARFFQKALRDLGYLNVDEPFERLLTQGMVLKDGAKMSKSKGNTVDPDDIIKNYGADTARLFILFAAPPQKELEWNDSAVEGAYRFLNRLYDKALGINVVDFSNINHANLSKDDKLARLKVYEALKKADDVFNKTYAFNTLIAACMEGLNALNNASSDEVLSEGFAIILSILDPIIPHLASELSEKLFNRTNIKTYELKEEVFVSDTIKLGISINGKNRAEIEVDANANQDEIIKIAKDKAAKWLEDKIIVKEIYIPNKLVNIVIK
- a CDS encoding GGDEF domain-containing protein; this translates as MSININVIAKETIVELTKRNLLLTPENYSEVFDEIAKKYGRTTQNIDKIQGYISKLNPTLAQDVKGRNVKSLEELVVFLISKANGIKEDNSDKKLIINYNIICKKLLKILSNLPNKSTKTLSEEALNKLNNSSLKTLEELKKDWIRVDDDLLELNNKIQHLGLNSRDDFLEILDELSLKIERNNSNAVCENLAPSVAYSLTPSIANYVNDEINQFCESINAEPQILGVKQITEQFRNLVKKRIDIDRAEISSSNKVLNDVLEQISDKIVSILSMATNSQQKVQEIKKEIESIKAEDEAMQTIKARLIAIVAMFEKEIIDLKEKTKLDADTLGDLKIKVQGLEQEINKLREETQVDFLTQLANKRQLEEQLKLAEESYERYNINYSIAFFDIDHFKFINDTYGHAAGDTILANLGNIILNNIRKLDCAGRYGGEEFMVILPHSSIDDAVKFAEKIRVLVSEQKFLCKGKTISIKVSGGVSDRRSYETQEQFIEAVDKLLYAAKNAGRNNIKSASRK
- a CDS encoding Mur ligase family protein — encoded protein: MQVENKLSNYLDNLAEFYEKFDLFKAHRFKHLLNYDFDTKVVQILGTNGKGSTGRYLALMLSDSGYKVGHFISPHIFSYKERFSIFQNQVMQDIDLDIAHNILQDKLKKLNLKENLSYFEYLCFLSPIVFSECDYVIFEAGLGGEYDATSIFKRDLCVFTPISIDHADILGSNLDDIFRTKIKAMCGVNIFANKNEMILKAAIQKGVKASFLNADYSKLCLDENEFLKHNFSLAQLAYFELEKHFYIGKAIKLDLRARCEKLASNLIIDVGHNAAAAKNLNQEIKKQFPTKVSLIANFFANKDVKDILSILKPSINEVLVFNYKSEHRALANVKEICKELDIKCSDFSDFDIDKNYAVFGSFMLVERFLRFYASKSL